A stretch of DNA from Deltaproteobacteria bacterium:
CCACGCATTTTGAGTGAATCAGCAAAAAAATAGGCATTGGGTCCCTGCTTTTTATCCTCCTTGCCATCGGCGTTATAATCGATAGACCAATTTCCATTTGAATCCTGTCTAATCTTATCCCGAACCACACGACAACGGCTGTCCGTTATGTCCGGACATCCCTCCTTCCCAGCGGCGCTGAGAATAGAACAAGAGAGTTCGCCGCTATTTTCCCGGCACTGTTCGATAAATCCCATATGGCTAACGGTCGGCGTAGGCCTAGAGTGATCTTTATAAAAAAAGACATCTCCTGGTTGGGGAGGATGATGAAGCGGGTCGTCAATGAGGCTCTGCGTTTTCTGGGCATCGCTAAAATAACCGGATGCGTTCTCCCTCTTGTCAGGGCTTTTGCCAGAGCTGTGGCTGAATAATACCCGATAGACCAATCCGCCGCAATCTGTACCGTGCAATTCCGATCCCCCCCATTTGTAATTTCTCTCATGACCATTCTCGAGCTTGGTCATGAAATTCCGTGCCGCTTCAACCGTGGTTGCGCGAATTTTGGAGAGAGTCACAGGATAAGGATCATTGGGGTCAAAAGGTTCATAAACAGCACCCCCCTCATCGCCGGAAGGAAGGGGTGTCACCGGGTTGAGCGGTCCCATCATTGTCTCCTTGTTAAAAAATCTCGTCAATCACACGCGCCTGTCTACGTTACAGTGTTATGCCTTCTTTTTCCTCTTTTTCCAATAGTCGGGTTCTTTATTGAGATGCATCACGGCGATTATGAATACCTCTTCATCTGTAACTTGGTATATTACCCCGTAGGGGAAACGATTTGTCAAACATCTTCTGGTATTTGCAGAAAGCGGGGCCCAGGCACGAGGAAACGAAAGAATGTTTTGAATTGCCAAGTAGACTTCTTTTGTGAATTCCAATCCGAGGTCCTTCTGACACTCATTATAATAAGCGATAGCCTCATTAAACTCCTTTTCGGCATCGGGATGGAAAGAATAATTCAAAGGCTTTACCTGCCGAATATTTTATTAAATACTTTATCACCCGGTACCGTTTTGACTTTGCCGCTTTTTATTTCTTCAACCCTCTTTTCTGCCTCTGCCGCCCACAATTCGTCTATCTCTTTCCGAACGGGATGAAGGCTTCGGAGAAGATTGTCGACAAGTTGCGTCCTTATTTCGACCGGCAACGAAACTGCCTCGTCAAAAAGCTCCTGGGGCTTTATCATATTTACCTCCACACAACTTACTGATCAAATGTATCATATTTCAACCTCACCCGCCAAGCTCCCAGTAGAGATCGAGGCAGGTGTTGGTGGCATCAAGCCCGGTGCGGAACTTGGCCTTCACCTTGTCGCCGATCCTGATTTTGCGGTTGCGGGTGGAGAGGTAACTTTTAACGATCGTGCAAACCCCCGGCAGAAGGACGTCAATCTGATAATAGGGGCACTCAATTTCAAGCCCCATCCCGCCCCGCTCAACAAAGGTGTAGGAAAAGATCTCGCCGGCCGGGTTTTTGATCTCTTCCCAAACCATCGGCTGATGGCAGTCCGGACAGTCGGCGCGGGGGGGGAGCCACAGTTCCCCTTTCCCTCTGCTTATGGGACAGTTGTCGTTGACGCATCGGGTGGCCATCAGTTTTCCCTCCGTCAACCCCGCAAAATAGGGGGTTAAAAGCCCCAGCGTGTGGTGATGCGTGCCGCTGTCGCCGGAAAATCGGGGGAGATCGATCACCCAGACATTCCCTTCTTTTGTCACTTTTGTTTTTGTTGTATTTAATTTGACGGTTTCATTCATGGCTAAGTTACCTCGCTATTCTTATTAGCTCCGCTCCCACCTCGCTCTCTCCTCCCTGTTCGGTCGGCTCCGTCTCACAGAAGGCGTGGCGGACGGTGGGAACCCTTACCAAGCCTTTTCCAGGACGCCGACAGTCACATGACTTCCCACACCGGCGTGAGAGACATAACACCCCTTTTTCGGGTTGTTTTGAATCTGCAGACTTTCCCAGTCGGCCGGTTTTTTCTTGCCGAATCTTTGCCACATCTTTGGGTCGCCGTGGAACTTGTCGTATTTTCCCTGCAACTGCCACATGATTTCCGTGGCCGAGAAGATGCCGGTGGCCCCCACGGCGTGCATCGAACCGAGCAAACCCCCCGAAAGGTTTGACGGACATTTTCCCTGTTTCCCTGTTTTTGGATTTTTGAGATAACAATCGCCCGATCGGACGTATTCCTGCTCATCGCCATAGAGGGTCAAGCCGACGTCGCCGTAGGTTTGGAGATCGGAGATGGTAAAGGCATCGTGGGTTTCGATCAGGTCCAAATCCTCAATCGGGTTGTTGATGCCGGCCATCCGGTAGCAGAGCCAGGCGGCAAATCGGGTCGCCCCAAAGCTTTCGAATCCGGGCCATCGCCCCTTTTGCTTTTCCATATCCTTGTAAAGTTTTTCGTAGTCGCCTGCCGTTTCGTGCGGGAGGAGGGGGATTTCCATCGGACGCCGGTCACCGGTTCGCAGGGTATGGGAACCCCCCGCCGTATAAAGCTTGACCGGCTTATCGGTCAGCTTGTAGGCCAGCTCTTCCGTGCACAAAAGCATCGCGGCCGAACCGACCGACATGGCGCAACATTCCAGAAAACGGAGCGGGTCCGAGACAATTTCACCTGCAAGGACCTCTTCAATGGTGTGTTTTCCCGGTTGCTGGGAGAAAGGGGAATTGCAGGCGTAGCCCCTGTTTTTCACGGCGATTTCGGCGCGGACCCGTTCGTCCACGCCGTACATTTCCTGAAAGCGCCGCGCCATGGGGGCGTAGTAACTGGCGTAGTTGCGGGCAAGGCGGGTTTCAAAATCCTTGCAGGCCGCGGTGGAGATATAATAGTTGCCGGTCCAGGTGATCACCTCGTCCATTCGTTCCCAGCCGAGGGCCAGACAGCAATCGGCCATGCCGCTTGCCACCATGGAGGCGGCCGAAAGAATGGTGGAGCCGCCGGTGGCCCCGCCGGTTTTGACCCCGATATTAAAAAGGAGATCGAGGCCCAGATAATCGTGCACCTTCGCCTCGCAGAGGAGTTGATCCTGGAAATGATCCGCGAACTCGCCATAGCAGGCGAAATTGATGAGACTCTTGATTTCGAGGGGATCCATCTTGAGGTCGTTTTCTTCGAGCATCATCCGGAAGGCCATCATGGTCAGCTCTTCAAGCTTTTTTTCGGGGTACTTTTTCCGGAAGTCGGTCATGCCTCCGGCGACGGCGTAGACCGGTCGTGTCCATTTTGGGATTCGAAGATTTCCTTTGCCGAATTTAATCATTTCTCTCTCCTTTTTTGAAGTCCGTCACGCTATCCGATGAAACCGCCTCAAGTCAAGAAATTCGAACCTATTTTGGCAACCATTCAGTCTCGGTGTCTGTTTTCGGTTTAAGTCGGAACTCGCGGTCTATTTAATCGCCACTTGGTTTGACTGTTGGGCTCAAGAATGTTCCGATTGGCGATGTTTTTAGGGTGTGCTCAAACAGCCGACTTAAACCTCAAGACATCCACTCGAAACTGAATGGTTACCTATTTTACCCAATTTGGTTTTCTCTTTTCCAAAAAAGCGGCGAGACCTTCTTGCGCCTCGGGGGTGGCGCGAAGGTCGGCCAGCGTTTGCGCCGCAAAAGTTTGGCCTTCCGCCGGGGATTTTGTTTTCAGATCCCGAAGAAATTTTTTGGCTGTCTTCAGCGCGTGAGGGGAGGATTGGAGGAGCCCCTCCACAACCTTTTTGAGGGCGGAATCGAGATTCTCTCCGCCCACCACCTGATGAACCAGACCGATCCCCAACGCCTTGGCGGCGTTAAACCTTTCCGCCGAGAGAAAAAGGGCGCGCGCGTGGGATTCGCCGATTTTGGCCAGAACATACGGGCCGATCGTCGCCGGAATCAGGCCCAGGCGGACTTCACTGAAGCTGAAAATGGTTTCGACTGCGGCCAACACATAATCGCAGACACTGACGATCCCCAGCCCCCCTCCCATGACCGATCCATGAACTTTGGCAATTACCGGATGCGGACAATGATTGATCCGTTCCAACATAAGAGAGAATTTTTCGGCGTCTTTGTAGTTTTGATCCCGCGTATAACCGGCGCTTTCCTTCATCCATTTGATGTCGCCGCCGGCGCAGAACGCCTCGCCGGCGCCTCCCAATACGACTACGCGGACATCGGGGATGGGGGCCTCTTTTGTGAACACCGCGGTCAGATCGCCGATCATCTCGTTATTGACGGCGTTGCGGGCCTCAGGGCGGTTCAAGGTGATGCGGAGAATCCCGTCTTTCTTTTCAACGATAAGGGTTTGGTACGTCATCATTTGCATCCCATCCGGACGGGGAGATCTGTTCCACCGGCGTCAGCCCGCTAAAGTCGACCAACTCTTTGCAACGTAAGCTTGGATTGCTTTGCAGGCAATGATTAATTGCTTTGTCGTTTCACCCTCGCTTCCGCTGACTGCCGGTTGTCACAGATCTCCCCGTCCGGATTATTTTCCTTTAAGCAAATACGGGCGGAACAAAACAAGAAAAATGCTGTTCGAAACGCCGAAAAGAACCTGGAGCAACAGGCTCAATGTCGAGGGAAACCGGGTGGCCAGCGTGATGTCAAAGCTGGGGAGAAAGAGTTTGCAGGAAAAAACCCAGATGATGAAGCCGGTGACAAAACCAAGAACAATCAAAGAGGCCGGCCTGCTTTTTTCGTGCACCAGATGGGCAAAGACGGTTCCATAAATGATGGAAAGGGTCATGTGGATGAAAAGACCGAGTTGCCCCGCTTTTCCAAGAGGGCCGTAGGCGGTTGCCTCCGCGCCGAAAACGGCGGCCCCCACCAGCTTGAACGGCTGGGTCCAGTCCCCCATGATTTTTGCGGTGCCGAACGCGGCCACAAGAATAACCAGAAGGCCGGCCGAGGCACCGCTTAAAGCACCGGCAAAAAGCCACGAATAATCGATGCGGGTCCAGATGTGTTCGATGGTGTTTGTGTCTTTGGTCGGTTGGTGTTGCATTGGTGCCGCGTTTCTCCTATATTTGTCCGCCAATTGTCAATTATTACATTAACAACCGACTTCGGGACGCGCGACCATTATGCGGGCGCCATCAAGGGGGCGATTTTTTCCATCAACCCGAAAGCCGCCGTTGTCGATATCACGCACGAAATTCCGTCATTCGATATTGGAGCGGCTGCTTATGTGCTCGCCTGCGCCTATTCGTTCTATCCGGCTGGGACCATTCATGTCGCCGTTGTCGATCCGGGAGTCGGTAGCGCCCGCAAGGGGATTGTTCTTAAAACCCCCAACTATTTTTTTGTCGGGCCGGACAACGGGATTTTTTCCCTTGTGGCCCGGCGCGAGAAGATCGAGGCAATCCATCAACTGGAAAATCGCAGTTACTTCCGCAAAGAAATAAGCGACACCTTTCATGCGCGCGACATCTTTTGCCCGGTGGCGGCCCACTTAAGCCTAAGGGTCGAACCGAACCTGCTCGGTCCGGCTGTCGATCGTCTCGAACGGTTGGAAGAGGATACATTCCGGATAGAGAAGGATCGGATTGAGGGGACGGTCATTTATATCGATCATTTCGGCAATGGGATCACCAATATCGAATCGGCCTCGTTTGACGGCAAAGTCGGCCGGAGGCGCTTTCAATTCAGTGTGGGGGGCCGGCGGATTACAGCCATTGCCAGAAATTACGACGAAATGCCCGCGGGGAGGCCCACCCTTGTTCGCGGGAGCAGTGGTTTCATCGAAGTAGCGATGAATCGCGGATCGGTTGCAAAAAAGTGGAAGTTGAAAACGGGACAGAAAGTAAATCTGCAAATATGAAACTCGAACGTTTCATCCGCCGTCTGATCCCCTGGTCGTGGGTGATGTTCCCCCTTTTTCTGGGGCTGACCGCCGTTTCGTTCAAGCCGGCAATCGGCCTGTTGGGGCGCATCAACACCGAACTGTCCAAACTCCTTCCCGAGGACTATCCCACCGTCAAAATAGGAAACGAGATCAAGCAAAAATTCAAGGAAAAGGGGGGAGGGGATCTCATCCTTGTCCTCGACTCGCCCCATCCGCAAAACAACATCCGGGCGGTTCCCGATCTGGCCGCCTTCCTTCAGAAAATCCCCGAGATTGACCGGGTTCAATATGTCAAAAAAGGCTTTGAATTTTTTGATGAACACAAGCTGATGTTTATTGAGCTTGCCGATCTCTACGAGATCCGGGACCGTATCCGGCGCAAGATCCAGCACGAAAAACTGGGGGGGCTGTATATCGATTTTGAGTTGGAAGACCCGCCTCAAAAGGGCAAGGACCCGTTTCAATTTGATGATCTTATCGAAAAGTACCGGAAACAGTACATCCAGGGGATCAAAAGCCGGTATTTCACCAATGAGAAGGAGACCATCTACGCCCTCTGGATTTATCCCAAATCGAAGGACACCTCTCTTTCCTATTACAAAAAATTTTACGGCCTCATCGCCGAAAAGATGAAGCAGTTTCCCCTGGAAAATTACGGCCCCGATCTGCATATCGGCTTTGCCGGTTCCGTCAAGACCCGCATCGACGAATACAACTCCCTCATCCGCGACCTCAAGGTGGCCGGCCTCATTTCAGGCATCGGCATTTTGCTTCTTCTGGCGGTTTATTTCCGGCGGGTGTCGGTTGTCGTCCTCATTTTTATTCCGCTGGTGTGCAGTATGCTGATGGGGTTTGCCCTCTCTTCCCTTTTCATCAAACAGTTGAACGTGGTGACCTCTTTTCTCTTTTCCATCCTGTTCGGCCTCGGGGTCGACATCGGCATTCACATGGGGGCCCGCTATCTGGAGGACCGGGAGGCCGGTCTTTCCCGCGAGGATGCGCTGGTGAACTCCCTTGTCAAGGCGGGGCGTTCTTCATCGGTGGGGGTCGTCACCACCTGCGCCAGTTTTTTTATTCTCATCATCAACGACTTCAGGGGCTTTTCGGAATTCGGGTGGATTGCCGGCATCGGCCTTCTGACGGCGCTGGCGACCTACCTTCTGCTATTTCCCGCCTTGCTTTTGTGGGGGGAGAAACTGCGCATTCTCCGGATCAAAAGAGGCCGGCACGATTTTATTCAGGCGCTTTTGGTCCAATGGCCGGTCTTTCCCAAGGCGGCCGCCGTCACGATTGTCTGTACGGCGCTGGCGCTTCTTTCCCTGGCGCTGATTCCGTTGATCCGGTTCGAATGGAACTACGGCGTGTTGAAGATTCATCTCCCCGAAACGCAGGACGCAAAGGCGAAATTAAAGGAGGTCTATGGAAGGGTGAACAGCCCGGCGGGGGTGATGATCGAAAACGAGGCGGAGGCGGAGGCGCTTAAAAAAGAGTATGCCCGGCGAAAGGCCACCGATGCTTCATTACCGACCATCGATTATTTTCGCTCCTATTACGACCTCTTTCCGCACGATCAGGAGGAGAAGATGGCGGCGTTGAAGGAAATCGACCGGCTTCTTGCCGACGACGCCCTGAATGTCCTGAAAAAAGATGACCGCAAGATGGTGGACGATTTCCGGGCCTCGATCCGCCGGACCACTTTTATCGGGGAATCGGAAATCCCCGAGGAGGTGCGAAAGGTTTTTTTTGGAAGGGGGGAATTTGCCGATGAAAAGCTGGCCTTTGTCTATCCGGTTTCATCGCTCGAGCTGGACGACGGCCGGAATGCCATTGCCTTTTATGATGACGTGCACACGGTTGCGGCAGGGGGAAAGATGTTCCATGCGGCCTCGGATTCCCTTGTGTTTGCCGATGTGCTCACCACCATGTTCCGCGACAGCCGGAAGACGATTCTTCTCTCCCTCCTTGTCCTTGCCATTCTCATTTATTTCGATTTTCGCAACGTGAAAAAGGCGGGGTTGGTTCTGATGGCCCTCTGTTCGGGCATTTTCTGGATGTTCGGCCTGATGGTCGTTTTTGGCCTGAAATTCAATTTCTACAACATGATCACCATTCCCATGATGATCGGAATGGGGGAGGACAACAGCGTCCACTTGATCCACCGCCACGAGGAATTAAAACGAAGTTCGGTGATGAAGGCCCTTTTTACCTCGGGTTCCGCCGCGATGATGGCCTCGCTCACCACCATGCTCGGCTACGCGGGGCTGATCTTCGCCCACCATCCCGGCTTGAGGTCAATCGGCATTCTGGCGGTGATCGGCATGGGGACCTGCATGTT
This window harbors:
- a CDS encoding type II toxin-antitoxin system RelE/ParE family toxin, coding for MNYSFHPDAEKEFNEAIAYYNECQKDLGLEFTKEVYLAIQNILSFPRAWAPLSANTRRCLTNRFPYGVIYQVTDEEVFIIAVMHLNKEPDYWKKRKKKA
- a CDS encoding addiction module protein, with product MKPQELFDEAVSLPVEIRTQLVDNLLRSLHPVRKEIDELWAAEAEKRVEEIKSGKVKTVPGDKVFNKIFGR
- a CDS encoding enoyl-CoA hydratase/isomerase family protein, which encodes MMTYQTLIVEKKDGILRITLNRPEARNAVNNEMIGDLTAVFTKEAPIPDVRVVVLGGAGEAFCAGGDIKWMKESAGYTRDQNYKDAEKFSLMLERINHCPHPVIAKVHGSVMGGGLGIVSVCDYVLAAVETIFSFSEVRLGLIPATIGPYVLAKIGESHARALFLSAERFNAAKALGIGLVHQVVGGENLDSALKKVVEGLLQSSPHALKTAKKFLRDLKTKSPAEGQTFAAQTLADLRATPEAQEGLAAFLEKRKPNWVK
- a CDS encoding SAM-dependent chlorinase/fluorinase, which codes for MSIITLTTDFGTRDHYAGAIKGAIFSINPKAAVVDITHEIPSFDIGAAAYVLACAYSFYPAGTIHVAVVDPGVGSARKGIVLKTPNYFFVGPDNGIFSLVARREKIEAIHQLENRSYFRKEISDTFHARDIFCPVAAHLSLRVEPNLLGPAVDRLERLEEDTFRIEKDRIEGTVIYIDHFGNGITNIESASFDGKVGRRRFQFSVGGRRITAIARNYDEMPAGRPTLVRGSSGFIEVAMNRGSVAKKWKLKTGQKVNLQI
- a CDS encoding MMPL family transporter — encoded protein: MKLERFIRRLIPWSWVMFPLFLGLTAVSFKPAIGLLGRINTELSKLLPEDYPTVKIGNEIKQKFKEKGGGDLILVLDSPHPQNNIRAVPDLAAFLQKIPEIDRVQYVKKGFEFFDEHKLMFIELADLYEIRDRIRRKIQHEKLGGLYIDFELEDPPQKGKDPFQFDDLIEKYRKQYIQGIKSRYFTNEKETIYALWIYPKSKDTSLSYYKKFYGLIAEKMKQFPLENYGPDLHIGFAGSVKTRIDEYNSLIRDLKVAGLISGIGILLLLAVYFRRVSVVVLIFIPLVCSMLMGFALSSLFIKQLNVVTSFLFSILFGLGVDIGIHMGARYLEDREAGLSREDALVNSLVKAGRSSSVGVVTTCASFFILIINDFRGFSEFGWIAGIGLLTALATYLLLFPALLLWGEKLRILRIKRGRHDFIQALLVQWPVFPKAAAVTIVCTALALLSLALIPLIRFEWNYGVLKIHLPETQDAKAKLKEVYGRVNSPAGVMIENEAEAEALKKEYARRKATDASLPTIDYFRSYYDLFPHDQEEKMAALKEIDRLLADDALNVLKKDDRKMVDDFRASIRRTTFIGESEIPEEVRKVFFGRGEFADEKLAFVYPVSSLELDDGRNAIAFYDDVHTVAAGGKMFHAASDSLVFADVLTTMFRDSRKTILLSLLVLAILIYFDFRNVKKAGLVLMALCSGIFWMFGLMVVFGLKFNFYNMITIPMMIGMGEDNSVHLIHRHEELKRSSVMKALFTSGSAAMMASLTTMLGYAGLIFAHHPGLRSIGILAVIGMGTCMLSSLVFLPAFLQVLSIRSGHHGGHSKNSSQGT